In Rosa chinensis cultivar Old Blush chromosome 1, RchiOBHm-V2, whole genome shotgun sequence, a genomic segment contains:
- the LOC112197668 gene encoding rust resistance kinase Lr10, with the protein MQRLILISAYCMLMSMAFFKVCHNACTESECGDHDDHRLAIHVPVNRARCRGGYFQQQSDKTVVEQKQMLVKFFVKHIDYKHQKIQVHTPDDCFLLKQLETPSMKPMFSPLNFSEYQPYQCISLFNCPTANYPHMQVPCLSDLVYKNIYAVSSEVQAPQYCTKMYDLINPYGPMHPGNYFWYPDNYFLYPDNYFRWSTPNCTECEAKRKKCQLKINGTESEIECVHFSKPSATKTLVSTGATVTTIILLILVTVFYRSDKKERENQLKIEKFLEDYKALKPSRYSYADIKRITNQFEDKLGQGAYGTVFKGKLSSEVFVAVKVLNNSEKGDGEEFINEVGTMGHIHHVNVVRMVGFCAEGFRRALVYEFFPNGSLQDFISSADNKNSFLGWDKLKDISLGIAKGIEYLHQGCDQRILHFDIKPQNVLLDQNFTPKISDFGMSKLCAKDQSIVSMTMARGTIGYIAPEVFSRNFGNVSYKSDVYSFGMLLLEIVGGRKNIGETMDNSGEVYYPEWIHNLLDEGEDLRVHIGEEGSRIDSRIPKELAIVGLWCIQWHPMNRPSMKSVVQMLGGRENLTMPPTPFASTGPTRTNATSRPAARRFNLDLEAIVELE; encoded by the exons ATGCAGCGTCTAATCCTCATATCAGCCTATTGCATGCTAATGTCAATGGCTTTCTTCAAGGTGTGCCATAATGCATGCACAGAATCAGAGTGTGGTGACCATGATGATCATCGCCTTGCTATTCATGTCCCGGTCAATCGCGCCCGTTGTCGTGGTGGTTATTTTCAGCAGCAGAGCGACAAGACGGTTGTTGAGCAGAAGCAAATGTTAGTAAAATTCTTTGTGAAACACATAGATTATAAGCACCAGAAAATTCAAGTACATACTCCAGATGATTGCTTTCTCCTAAAGCAATTAGAAACCCCAAGCATGAAACCAATGTTCTCTCCTTTGAACTTCTCAGAATATCAGCCGTATCAGTGCATCAGCTTATTCAACTGTCCCACAGCTAATTATCCGCACATGCAAGTCCCCTGCCTCAGTGACCTGGTATACAAAAATATCTATGCCGTTTCTTCGGAGGTTCAAGCCCCACAGTACTGTACAAAGATGTATGATTTAATAAATCCATACGGACCTATGCATCCGGGTAACTATTTTTGGTATCCAGATAACTATTTTTTGTATCCAGATAACTATTTTCGGTGGTCTACACCAAATTGTACAGAATGTGAAGCGAAGCGTAAGAAGTGTCAATTGAAGATCAACGGCACCGAAAGTGAAATTGAATGTGTTCATTTTAGCAAACCAA GTGCAACAAAAACATTAGTGTCTACAG GTGCAACTGTGACTACAATCATTTTACTAATATTGGTGACTGTATTCTATAGATCTGATAAAAAGGAAAGAGAGAatcaattgaaaattgaaaaattccTAGAGGATTACAAAGCGCTCAAGCCAAGCAGATATTCCTACGCAGATATTAAAAGAATTACAAATCAATTTGAGGACAAGTTGGGCCAAGGAGCGTATGGAACTGTTTTCAAAGGGAAGCTTTCATCTGAAGTTTTTGTTGCTGTTAAAGTCCTCAACAATTCCGAAAAAGGAGATGGGgaagaattcatcaatgaggtGGGAACAATGGGTCATATCCATCATGTCAACGTGGTTCGCATGGTTGGCTTCTGTGCAGAAGGATTTAGACGAGCTCTTGTTTATGAGTTTTTCCCCAATGGTTCGCTACAGGATTTCATTTCATCAGCAGACAACAAGAATTCTTTCCTTGGTTGGGATAAGTTAAAAGATATTTCTCTAGGCATTGCCAAAGGAATTGAATATCTACACCAAGGATGCGATCAACGAATTCTTCATTTTGATATCAAACCTCAAAATGTTTTGCTAGATCAAAACTTCACTCcaaaaatttctgattttgggaTGTCCAAGTTGTGTGCCAAGGATCAAAGTATAGTGTCAATGACTATGGCTAGGGGGACTATAGGCTATATTGCGCCTGAAGTGTTCTCCCGGAATTTTGGAAATGTGTCATATAAGTCAGATGTCTATAGTTTTGGAATGTTGTTGCTCGAGATTGTAGGAGGGAGGAAGAATATTGGTGAAACCATGGATAACTCTGGGGAAGTATACTACCCAGAATGGATACATAATCTTTTAGATGAAGGGGAAGACCTTCGAGTCCATATTGGGGAAGAAGGATCGAGAATAGATTCTCGAATTCCAAAAGAACTAGCAATTGTAGGCCTTTGGTGTATCCAATGGCACCCAATGAATCGTCCATCCATGAAATCAGTGGTTCAGATGTTGGGAGGAAGAGAAAACTTAACCATGCCACCTACCCCTTTTGCCTCTACAGGTCCTACAAGAACTAATGCAACAAGTCGCCCGGCTGCAAGACGCTTCAACCTCGACTTAGAAGCAATTGTTGAATTAGAGtaa